In Cryomorphaceae bacterium, a genomic segment contains:
- a CDS encoding sigma-70 family RNA polymerase sigma factor, with protein sequence MKNLNKMTRAEQTELYDLITASVVKTFNKYGHRINHATLKRVVFYMDCYDICISHVIKQVVKYNAEKGEFEAWLNRVVHNKCLDFMRAQKNATVVVPITYDYDNAHTLWESKSREEFEAIELMLEAMENLCPRKRQILELRLQNLSYAEIAEIMNVSEKSVGTIINRAKRYLKRWMEGGNRAA encoded by the coding sequence ATGAAAAATCTGAATAAAATGACCCGTGCCGAACAAACCGAATTGTACGATTTGATTACCGCCAGTGTAGTTAAAACCTTTAATAAATATGGGCATCGCATCAATCATGCAACGCTCAAGCGCGTGGTGTTCTATATGGACTGCTACGATATATGTATCAGCCATGTCATCAAACAGGTGGTGAAATACAATGCGGAGAAAGGAGAGTTTGAGGCATGGTTGAATCGGGTTGTGCACAACAAATGTCTGGACTTTATGCGGGCCCAGAAGAATGCTACCGTTGTGGTGCCCATAACTTATGACTATGACAATGCGCACACATTGTGGGAGAGCAAATCGCGCGAGGAGTTTGAGGCAATAGAACTCATGCTTGAAGCAATGGAAAACCTCTGTCCGCGTAAGCGCCAGATATTGGAGTTGCGATTGCAGAATTTGTCCTATGCGGAGATTGCCGAAATAATGAATGTCTCAGAAAAATCTGTAGGTACCATAATTAATCGCGCCAAACGCTACCTGAAGCGTTGGATGGAAGGGGGGAATAGGGCGGCTTGA
- a CDS encoding site-specific DNA-methyltransferase, with product MTSESYHILLTPLLDTVVPEVSPFPMAPYPWLNERGNIIRNWIEEHLVRELETLFGETAVAVAPKLHEFFENFFECGLWRIDEDKRHLHSAPPDYLYIEAWQFVVNQRIVLQNGNVLHFAWKNILQRQEHESFNQAPKIRLARTKPEIQSGEMTIWMEQIYSDQSQTELFKSDWQQLQKNIPGEWESVLMHKVRTSRASGMSFLERVFKQFVFQAPSDFFVCRNTREFLGAGLDVFITQNWLNLDTLRGSTDKKLHLIEEAQAFRQLALGVIDTIAQCEETVLTRRSRTPEIAAGGYLISLKHIPRKFYKSIAANTQQREEWIKVIGIDRIKGYSKPLTSAFLKKHPHLMCDTRFFSESLVKDLLAACESIIDRPDGLLIRGENETALRWLKEDQKEQVHCIYIDPPYNANQPKFTARLNYRNVYSPVAWHRMIRDRIAEATALLAPQKTLFCSIGKEQLFPLLKQIQTAPESLAFIDLFSWVKTNSPSGLARKSKKMVEYLLVFEKDPGSKRYQSVQRKVRSANPLLNQSNAVSELTFPAGTPAKIENSEISPGEYGTAKYAITLTTPLLVKDGVLQQPATLSGRFKWSQQYFENQLAQGVRVEFLTKKLVPVYRKPEYGRDTPSNLINAKVNVGTYEDATRELQHQFGSVGDFAHPKPVSLIRYLIDFNLEKDETVLDFYAGSGTTAQAVMELNATDGGTRRFILAERGHSFDRLIVPRIQKTAFSNKWHKGQPTGNGQAQCVRYIHFQS from the coding sequence ATGACTTCGGAGTCCTACCATATTCTACTCACACCATTGCTCGACACCGTGGTTCCGGAGGTTTCACCTTTTCCAATGGCTCCCTATCCATGGCTGAATGAACGCGGCAACATCATTCGAAATTGGATAGAAGAACACCTTGTTCGTGAACTGGAAACATTGTTTGGAGAAACTGCAGTTGCCGTTGCGCCCAAGCTTCACGAATTTTTCGAAAACTTTTTTGAGTGTGGTTTGTGGCGAATCGATGAGGATAAACGTCACCTTCATTCCGCTCCACCAGATTATTTGTACATCGAAGCCTGGCAATTTGTAGTAAATCAGCGCATCGTGCTTCAAAATGGAAACGTTTTGCACTTTGCCTGGAAGAATATTCTTCAACGTCAGGAGCACGAATCATTCAACCAAGCTCCAAAAATAAGACTGGCACGAACAAAACCAGAAATCCAGTCGGGTGAAATGACCATCTGGATGGAGCAGATTTACAGCGACCAAAGCCAAACAGAGTTGTTTAAATCGGACTGGCAACAGCTTCAGAAAAACATTCCCGGAGAATGGGAATCTGTGTTGATGCATAAGGTGAGGACCTCGCGTGCATCGGGCATGTCATTCCTGGAAAGGGTCTTTAAGCAATTTGTCTTTCAGGCACCATCAGACTTTTTCGTTTGCCGGAATACACGTGAATTTCTGGGTGCAGGGTTGGACGTTTTTATCACACAAAATTGGCTGAATCTGGATACACTGCGCGGATCCACAGACAAAAAGCTTCACCTTATCGAAGAAGCCCAAGCCTTTCGTCAGTTGGCTTTGGGTGTAATTGACACCATTGCACAATGCGAAGAAACTGTGCTTACCCGACGTTCCCGGACACCGGAAATAGCAGCAGGCGGGTATCTCATTTCGCTGAAGCACATTCCACGAAAATTTTACAAAAGCATTGCAGCCAACACCCAGCAGCGTGAGGAGTGGATAAAAGTCATCGGCATTGACCGGATAAAAGGTTATTCCAAACCCCTCACCTCTGCTTTCCTGAAAAAGCATCCGCACCTGATGTGCGATACCCGGTTTTTTTCTGAATCATTGGTAAAAGATTTGCTCGCGGCATGCGAATCAATAATTGATCGTCCGGACGGACTGTTGATTCGCGGCGAAAACGAAACTGCGTTGCGCTGGTTAAAAGAAGATCAAAAGGAACAGGTCCACTGTATTTACATCGATCCGCCGTACAACGCCAATCAACCCAAGTTCACCGCGCGATTGAATTACCGGAATGTTTACTCACCCGTAGCTTGGCATCGCATGATCAGGGATCGAATCGCGGAGGCCACCGCATTGCTGGCACCCCAAAAAACACTGTTTTGCAGCATAGGCAAGGAACAGTTGTTTCCGCTTTTAAAACAGATCCAAACCGCACCGGAATCACTTGCTTTTATCGATTTGTTCTCCTGGGTAAAAACCAACTCTCCTTCGGGGCTTGCGCGTAAAAGCAAAAAAATGGTAGAATACCTGTTGGTATTTGAAAAGGATCCCGGATCCAAGCGGTACCAAAGTGTGCAACGCAAAGTAAGAAGCGCCAATCCATTGCTCAACCAGTCAAACGCTGTGAGCGAACTTACCTTTCCGGCTGGCACTCCGGCAAAAATTGAAAACAGCGAAATTTCTCCGGGGGAATACGGAACGGCCAAATATGCAATCACGTTAACAACCCCGCTACTCGTAAAGGATGGCGTTTTGCAACAACCGGCCACTCTTTCGGGGCGATTCAAATGGTCGCAACAGTACTTCGAAAATCAATTGGCACAGGGTGTCCGTGTGGAATTCCTGACGAAAAAACTGGTACCGGTTTACCGAAAGCCTGAATACGGGAGAGACACCCCGTCCAATCTCATCAATGCGAAAGTGAATGTGGGAACCTATGAAGATGCCACACGCGAACTGCAGCACCAGTTTGGATCAGTTGGCGACTTTGCCCATCCCAAACCGGTGTCATTGATTCGTTATCTTATTGATTTCAACCTGGAGAAGGACGAAACGGTACTGGATTTTTACGCGGGTTCTGGTACCACCGCCCAAGCGGTTATGGAATTAAACGCTACAGACGGTGGTACCAGGAGATTTATACTTGCGGAACGAGGTCATTCGTTTGACCGGTTGATTGTGCCGCGCATTCAGAAGACTGCCTTCAGCAACAAATGGCATAAAGGACAACCCACGGGGAATGGTCAGGCGCAATGCGTGAGGTACATTCATTTTCAATCGTGA